The Mauremys reevesii isolate NIE-2019 linkage group 13, ASM1616193v1, whole genome shotgun sequence genome contains a region encoding:
- the TPD52L2 gene encoding tumor protein D54 isoform X8 has product MESASQGLLSDTMTDVPVDNTASARTSAPEGLTDAEEEELRSELAKVEEEIGTLRQVLAAKERHCGELKRKLGLTTFDGLKQNLSKSWHDVQGSNAYMKTSEKLGEWNEKVTQSELYLSASSTLEDWNEKLTQSEAYKKTQETLSQAGQKTSAALSNVGSVISKKLGDMRNSTTFKSFEDRVGTIKSRVVGSRENSTDPHSPTGSGDKPPQDNAPF; this is encoded by the exons ATGGAGAGCGCGAGCCAGG GTCTGTTGTCAGATACCATGACAGACGTACCTGTGGATAATACTGCTAGTGCAAGGACCTCTGCACCTGAGGGGCTGACTGATGCTGAGGAAGAGGAGTTAAGATCTGAGCTTGCCAAG GTGGAAGAGGAAATTGGTACCTTGCGTCAGGTATTGGCTGCCAAAGAGAGGCACTGTGGAGAACTGAAGAGAAAACTGGGTTTGACCACTTTTGATGGGCTGAAGCAGAACCTGTCGAAGAGCTGGCATGATGTCCAAGGCTCCAATGC TTATATGAAAACATCTGAGAAACTTGGAGAATGGAATGAGAAAGTGACACAGTCTGAACT ATATCTTTCAGCCAGCAGCACACTGGAGGACTGGAATGAAAAATTAACTCAATCAGAAGC TTATAAGAAGACTCAGGAAACCCTGTCCCAGGCAGGACAGAAGACTTCAGCTGCCCTTTCCAACGTGGGCTCTGTTATCAGCAAGAAACTTGGTGACATGAG GAACTCTACGACCTTCAAGTCATTTGAAGACCGAGTTGGAACCATAAAG TCCAGAGTGGTGGGCAGCAGGGAGAACAGCACTGACCCTCACTCCCCCACAGGATCTGGCGACAAGCCCCCCCAGGACAACGCTCCTTTCTAA
- the TPD52L2 gene encoding tumor protein D54 isoform X12, with product MESASQDINLNSPNKGLLSDTMTDVPVDNTASARTSAPEGLTDAEEEELRSELAKVEEEIGTLRQVLAAKERHCGELKRKLGLTTFDGLKQNLSKSWHDVQGSNAYKKTQETLSQAGQKTSAALSNVGSVISKKLGDMRNSTTFKSFEDRVGTIKSRVVGSRENSTDPHSPTGSGDKPPQDNAPF from the exons ATGGAGAGCGCGAGCCAGG ATATCAACCTTAACTCTCCCAACAAAGGTCTGTTGTCAGATACCATGACAGACGTACCTGTGGATAATACTGCTAGTGCAAGGACCTCTGCACCTGAGGGGCTGACTGATGCTGAGGAAGAGGAGTTAAGATCTGAGCTTGCCAAG GTGGAAGAGGAAATTGGTACCTTGCGTCAGGTATTGGCTGCCAAAGAGAGGCACTGTGGAGAACTGAAGAGAAAACTGGGTTTGACCACTTTTGATGGGCTGAAGCAGAACCTGTCGAAGAGCTGGCATGATGTCCAAGGCTCCAATGC TTATAAGAAGACTCAGGAAACCCTGTCCCAGGCAGGACAGAAGACTTCAGCTGCCCTTTCCAACGTGGGCTCTGTTATCAGCAAGAAACTTGGTGACATGAG GAACTCTACGACCTTCAAGTCATTTGAAGACCGAGTTGGAACCATAAAG TCCAGAGTGGTGGGCAGCAGGGAGAACAGCACTGACCCTCACTCCCCCACAGGATCTGGCGACAAGCCCCCCCAGGACAACGCTCCTTTCTAA
- the TPD52L2 gene encoding tumor protein D54 isoform X10, whose protein sequence is MESASQDINLNSPNKGLLSDTMTDVPVDNTASARTSAPEGLTDAEEEELRSELAKVEEEIGTLRQVLAAKERHCGELKRKLGLTTFDGLKQNLSKSWHDVQGSNAYMKTSEKLGEWNEKVTQSELYKKTQETLSQAGQKTSAALSNVGSVISKKLGDMRNSTTFKSFEDRVGTIKSRVVGSRENSTDPHSPTGSGDKPPQDNAPF, encoded by the exons ATGGAGAGCGCGAGCCAGG ATATCAACCTTAACTCTCCCAACAAAGGTCTGTTGTCAGATACCATGACAGACGTACCTGTGGATAATACTGCTAGTGCAAGGACCTCTGCACCTGAGGGGCTGACTGATGCTGAGGAAGAGGAGTTAAGATCTGAGCTTGCCAAG GTGGAAGAGGAAATTGGTACCTTGCGTCAGGTATTGGCTGCCAAAGAGAGGCACTGTGGAGAACTGAAGAGAAAACTGGGTTTGACCACTTTTGATGGGCTGAAGCAGAACCTGTCGAAGAGCTGGCATGATGTCCAAGGCTCCAATGC TTATATGAAAACATCTGAGAAACTTGGAGAATGGAATGAGAAAGTGACACAGTCTGAACT TTATAAGAAGACTCAGGAAACCCTGTCCCAGGCAGGACAGAAGACTTCAGCTGCCCTTTCCAACGTGGGCTCTGTTATCAGCAAGAAACTTGGTGACATGAG GAACTCTACGACCTTCAAGTCATTTGAAGACCGAGTTGGAACCATAAAG TCCAGAGTGGTGGGCAGCAGGGAGAACAGCACTGACCCTCACTCCCCCACAGGATCTGGCGACAAGCCCCCCCAGGACAACGCTCCTTTCTAA
- the TPD52L2 gene encoding tumor protein D54 isoform X6: MESASQDINLNSPNKGLLSDTMTDVPVDNTASARTSAPEGLTDAEEEELRSELAKVEEEIGTLRQVLAAKERHCGELKRKLGLTTFDGLKQNLSKSWHDVQGSNAYMKTSEKLGEWNEKVTQSELYLSASSTLEDWNEKLTQSEAYKKTQETLSQAGQKTSAALSNVGSVISKKLGDMRNSTTFKSFEDRVGTIKSRVVGSRENSTDPHSPTGSGDKPPQDNAPF, from the exons ATGGAGAGCGCGAGCCAGG ATATCAACCTTAACTCTCCCAACAAAGGTCTGTTGTCAGATACCATGACAGACGTACCTGTGGATAATACTGCTAGTGCAAGGACCTCTGCACCTGAGGGGCTGACTGATGCTGAGGAAGAGGAGTTAAGATCTGAGCTTGCCAAG GTGGAAGAGGAAATTGGTACCTTGCGTCAGGTATTGGCTGCCAAAGAGAGGCACTGTGGAGAACTGAAGAGAAAACTGGGTTTGACCACTTTTGATGGGCTGAAGCAGAACCTGTCGAAGAGCTGGCATGATGTCCAAGGCTCCAATGC TTATATGAAAACATCTGAGAAACTTGGAGAATGGAATGAGAAAGTGACACAGTCTGAACT ATATCTTTCAGCCAGCAGCACACTGGAGGACTGGAATGAAAAATTAACTCAATCAGAAGC TTATAAGAAGACTCAGGAAACCCTGTCCCAGGCAGGACAGAAGACTTCAGCTGCCCTTTCCAACGTGGGCTCTGTTATCAGCAAGAAACTTGGTGACATGAG GAACTCTACGACCTTCAAGTCATTTGAAGACCGAGTTGGAACCATAAAG TCCAGAGTGGTGGGCAGCAGGGAGAACAGCACTGACCCTCACTCCCCCACAGGATCTGGCGACAAGCCCCCCCAGGACAACGCTCCTTTCTAA
- the TPD52L2 gene encoding tumor protein D54 isoform X11, with translation MTDVPVDNTASARTSAPEGLTDAEEEELRSELAKVEEEIGTLRQVLAAKERHCGELKRKLGLTTFDGLKQNLSKSWHDVQGSNAYMKTSEKLGEWNEKVTQSELYLSASSTLEDWNEKLTQSEAYKKTQETLSQAGQKTSAALSNVGSVISKKLGDMRNSTTFKSFEDRVGTIKSRVVGSRENSTDPHSPTGSGDKPPQDNAPF, from the exons ATGACAGACGTACCTGTGGATAATACTGCTAGTGCAAGGACCTCTGCACCTGAGGGGCTGACTGATGCTGAGGAAGAGGAGTTAAGATCTGAGCTTGCCAAG GTGGAAGAGGAAATTGGTACCTTGCGTCAGGTATTGGCTGCCAAAGAGAGGCACTGTGGAGAACTGAAGAGAAAACTGGGTTTGACCACTTTTGATGGGCTGAAGCAGAACCTGTCGAAGAGCTGGCATGATGTCCAAGGCTCCAATGC TTATATGAAAACATCTGAGAAACTTGGAGAATGGAATGAGAAAGTGACACAGTCTGAACT ATATCTTTCAGCCAGCAGCACACTGGAGGACTGGAATGAAAAATTAACTCAATCAGAAGC TTATAAGAAGACTCAGGAAACCCTGTCCCAGGCAGGACAGAAGACTTCAGCTGCCCTTTCCAACGTGGGCTCTGTTATCAGCAAGAAACTTGGTGACATGAG GAACTCTACGACCTTCAAGTCATTTGAAGACCGAGTTGGAACCATAAAG TCCAGAGTGGTGGGCAGCAGGGAGAACAGCACTGACCCTCACTCCCCCACAGGATCTGGCGACAAGCCCCCCCAGGACAACGCTCCTTTCTAA
- the TPD52L2 gene encoding tumor protein D54 isoform X7, giving the protein MEDEAVNKCLLSDTMTDVPVDNTASARTSAPEGLTDAEEEELRSELAKVEEEIGTLRQVLAAKERHCGELKRKLGLTTFDGLKQNLSKSWHDVQGSNAYMKTSEKLGEWNEKVTQSELYLSASSTLEDWNEKLTQSEAYKKTQETLSQAGQKTSAALSNVGSVISKKLGDMRNSTTFKSFEDRVGTIKSRVVGSRENSTDPHSPTGSGDKPPQDNAPF; this is encoded by the exons ATGGAGGATGAGGCTGTAAACAAAT GTCTGTTGTCAGATACCATGACAGACGTACCTGTGGATAATACTGCTAGTGCAAGGACCTCTGCACCTGAGGGGCTGACTGATGCTGAGGAAGAGGAGTTAAGATCTGAGCTTGCCAAG GTGGAAGAGGAAATTGGTACCTTGCGTCAGGTATTGGCTGCCAAAGAGAGGCACTGTGGAGAACTGAAGAGAAAACTGGGTTTGACCACTTTTGATGGGCTGAAGCAGAACCTGTCGAAGAGCTGGCATGATGTCCAAGGCTCCAATGC TTATATGAAAACATCTGAGAAACTTGGAGAATGGAATGAGAAAGTGACACAGTCTGAACT ATATCTTTCAGCCAGCAGCACACTGGAGGACTGGAATGAAAAATTAACTCAATCAGAAGC TTATAAGAAGACTCAGGAAACCCTGTCCCAGGCAGGACAGAAGACTTCAGCTGCCCTTTCCAACGTGGGCTCTGTTATCAGCAAGAAACTTGGTGACATGAG GAACTCTACGACCTTCAAGTCATTTGAAGACCGAGTTGGAACCATAAAG TCCAGAGTGGTGGGCAGCAGGGAGAACAGCACTGACCCTCACTCCCCCACAGGATCTGGCGACAAGCCCCCCCAGGACAACGCTCCTTTCTAA
- the TPD52L2 gene encoding tumor protein D54 isoform X3, with product MIGGEGLSGEAHPCAGLSEDVSDSLLSDTMTDVPVDNTASARTSAPEGLTDAEEEELRSELAKVEEEIGTLRQVLAAKERHCGELKRKLGLTTFDGLKQNLSKSWHDVQGSNAYMKTSEKLGEWNEKVTQSELYLSASSTLEDWNEKLTQSEAYKKTQETLSQAGQKTSAALSNVGSVISKKLGDMRNSTTFKSFEDRVGTIKSRVVGSRENSTDPHSPTGSGDKPPQDNAPF from the exons ATGATAGGTGGAGAAGGCCTCTCTGGGGAAGCCCATCCCTGTGCAGGGCTGAGTGAGGATGTGTCTGATA GTCTGTTGTCAGATACCATGACAGACGTACCTGTGGATAATACTGCTAGTGCAAGGACCTCTGCACCTGAGGGGCTGACTGATGCTGAGGAAGAGGAGTTAAGATCTGAGCTTGCCAAG GTGGAAGAGGAAATTGGTACCTTGCGTCAGGTATTGGCTGCCAAAGAGAGGCACTGTGGAGAACTGAAGAGAAAACTGGGTTTGACCACTTTTGATGGGCTGAAGCAGAACCTGTCGAAGAGCTGGCATGATGTCCAAGGCTCCAATGC TTATATGAAAACATCTGAGAAACTTGGAGAATGGAATGAGAAAGTGACACAGTCTGAACT ATATCTTTCAGCCAGCAGCACACTGGAGGACTGGAATGAAAAATTAACTCAATCAGAAGC TTATAAGAAGACTCAGGAAACCCTGTCCCAGGCAGGACAGAAGACTTCAGCTGCCCTTTCCAACGTGGGCTCTGTTATCAGCAAGAAACTTGGTGACATGAG GAACTCTACGACCTTCAAGTCATTTGAAGACCGAGTTGGAACCATAAAG TCCAGAGTGGTGGGCAGCAGGGAGAACAGCACTGACCCTCACTCCCCCACAGGATCTGGCGACAAGCCCCCCCAGGACAACGCTCCTTTCTAA